Proteins from a genomic interval of Poecile atricapillus isolate bPoeAtr1 chromosome 1, bPoeAtr1.hap1, whole genome shotgun sequence:
- the USF3 gene encoding basic helix-loop-helix domain-containing protein USF3 isoform X3, which produces MPEMTENETPTKKQHRKKNRETHNAVERHRKKKINAGINRIGELIPCSPALKQSKNMILDQAFKYITEMKRQNDELLLNGGNNEQAEEIKKLRKQLDELQKENGRYIELLKANDICLYDDPTIHWKGNLKNAKVSVVIPSDQVQKNIIVYSNGTQPNGNNQGASVQGITFNVGHNLQKQTANVVPVQRTCNLVTPVTIAGIYPTENKPWSQPTVSPLASAQTAPAGNVRELSTPENERGVPTAAPASSQSTPRPPAEQELQCSASNTPQNEQNPLKSKNDEEGTKSTKKTLLQGTSIPSSASVEASQVQPVNATCSNTHNSKSDLQESCAVSTTDTACVPPARLSAAESCSSANVLKSTDLVSSAGTPATSAAEGVKAVTAISTLAASPLENCWSFSGSSGVGTSDLKNMSSLTRMPSTGNTQTTWTTLQLAGNTVQPLSQTPSGIMTALLNEPVSGAGTVSSAHGRPLTTSISLHASLPGDGQAAEQIVVTLPSCPPVPIQPLISQPQVKAQAAGNILPLNSAMQVIQMAQPVASAVTGAPANQNVIILQPPNPAPCPPIVRAEVPSQNVSQQIVIIQAANQNPLPLLSAQPSASVRVPVNGPTAVANSSGSVQNASLPQTFGGKHLVHILPRPSSLPSSSSTQTFSVTMSNQQHPQTISLNGQLFALQPVMSSSGASNQAPMQIIQPTTSEDPNTNVALNTFGALANLNQSISQMAGQSCLHLSLSHPTNPATVNNQIATVNCVSLPTSVASSVPAEVSVLTSASNSINASPQKSAAGLPSSAKSKRTNKKPSAKKHQAVNNKVSCPAVPCKDAGKVDCSPVETVAKPSNGEGPPESAPAASQAVTPSQAGSTAASSTISISDSPSKEAASSEQAVKTPCAPEPSSAEVPASSALESVVSEQLLLAPPPAKDAAPLQQAQGSQSHPPTASVLSESPKPCEPPNTLTSSRREAQVTHLQVANGTSAVQSNTAGHTSKAGMISESCNIAQDSSVVMQDADLLEGQGLTKMLSDLTKERTAVEKTSSFTVQGEHSNFPMENAKSAESNVDLPEKQELLLMNTESDTLSQPHSCISDQEVVSASLITSRQADSPMSTSSGSSRGFSVASMLPDTTREDVTSSTSTSTCNSCTFSEQTDIVALAARAIFDQESLEKGGGGIQVSTRDVISKSEVAPLEREQQPFKPQSVKENNTGPLEAAPNKFSAHEAVQTNVDRQVEKPSCSVGGVETSSTSLQISTSQPPSITSLSVNNLIHQSRIVHPLVSCSGLSQSSEPASVPATVSLSLPSSTYINPSPGPALMSEYAQEQLNAIRASTMQAPQLQESHLKQQNHEGRKDSAKRAVQDDLLLSTAKRQKQCQTAPIRLEGMALMNRTPEGIADQTQMLVSQIPPNSSNSVAPVSNQGHADGLNRLFPPNSNFVAPALRQTEVQCSSQASLSEQPGQHLQPIQHVPAQGISHLHSNHPYLKQQQAGQLRERHHLYQLQHHVTHGENSVHSQPHSVHQQRTIQQEVQMQKKRNLIQGTQATQLSLQQKHHGSDQTRQKGGQPHPHHQQMQQQMQQHFGASQPEKNCENPATSRNHHNHPQSHISQDILHQQQQDVGSRQQGSTSEHVSGHNQMQRLMTSRGLEQQMVSQASIVTRPSDMTCTPHRQERNRVSSYSAEALIGKTPSNSEQRIGISLQGPRVSDQLEMRSYLDVSRSKGLAIHNMQGRLSVDHTVGSDVQRLSDCQTFKPSGPNQQPTGNFDVQASRNSEIGNSVSSLRGMQSQAFRIGQNAAPSIERQKRLPYQPVQGIPTGNTLPPRENENTCHQSFMQSLLAPHLGDQVSGSQRSIPEHQRNTQCGASSTIEYNCPPARESVHIRRDGDSQSRESCDMSTIGAINTRNSSLTIPFSSSSSSGDIQGRNTSPNISVQKSNPMRMTDSHGTKNHMNTPVSSNMHGVVRPTHPHPAVSHGNGEQGQPSVRQPNSSVTQRSRHPLQDNGSSKIRQPERNRSGNQRHGNVFDPSLPHLPLSASGSMILGRQQSTIEKRGSIVRFMSDGPQVSNDNAAPDQHTLSQNFGFPFIPEGGMNPPINANASFIPPVTQPSATRTPALIPVDPQNTLPSFYPPYSPAHPTLSNDISIPYFPNQMFPNPSTEKPSTGGLNNRFGSILSPPRPVGFAQPSFPLLPDMPPMHMTNTSHLSNFNLTSLFPEIATALPPDGSAMSPLLSIANTSASDSSKQPSNRPAHNISHILGHDCSSAV; this is translated from the exons ATGCCAGAGATGACAGAGAATGAGACACCTACTAAGAAGCAACATCG aaagaaaaaccgGGAGACACATAATGCAG TGGAGAGACATCGAAAGAAGAAGATTAATGCTGGAATAAACAGAATTGGAGAACTCAttccctgctctccagcactTAAGCAG aGCAAGAACATGATCCTGGATCAGGCCTTTAAGTATATAACAGAAATGAAAAGACAAAATGATGAACTTCTGTTAAATGGAGGGAACAATGAGCAGG ctgaagagataaaaaaactCCGGAAACAGTTGGACGAACTGCAAAAGGAAAACGGGAGATACATTGAGCTACTGAAAGCAAATGATATTTGCTTGTATGATGACCCTACGATCCACTGGAAAGGAAACCTCAAAAACGCCAAGGTCTCGGTTGTTATTCCCAGTGATCAGGTTCAAAAGAACATCATTGTCTATTCAAATGGGACTCAACCCAATGGAAATAACCAGGGAGCATCTGTGCAGGGAATAACATTTAATGTTGGTCATAATTTACAAAAGCAAACAGCCAATGTTGTGCCAGTTCAGAGAACTTGCAACCTAGTGACTCCTGTGACAATTGCTGGTATTTATCCCACAGAAAATAAGCCATGGTCACAACCTACAGTTTCTCCGCTGGCATCTGCTcagacagctccagcagggaatGTTCGTGAGCTCTCCACCCCAGAGAATGAGCGAGGTGTGCCCaccgctgctcctgccagctcaCAGAGCACACCTCGACCTCCAGCAGAACAGGAGCTTCAGTGCTCTGCAAGTAACACACCACAGAATGagcaaaatcccctcaaaagtAAAAATGATGAGGAGGGCACTAAATCAACAAAGAAAACACTCCTGCAGGGAACCAGCATTCCTTCCAGTGCCTCTGTGGAAGCCTCCCAAGTTCAGCCGGTAAATGCAACTTGCTCAAATACACACAATTCCAAGAGTGACCTCCAGGAGAGCTGTGCCGTTTCAACCACGGACACAGCTTGCGTGCCACCTGCGAGACTGtctgctgcagagagctgctcttCTGCAAATGTCCTCAAAAGTACAGACCTGGTCAGCAGTGCTGGGACGCCTGCGACGTCTGCAGCAGAAGGAGTTAAGGCTGTGACAGCAATAAGCACTCTGGCTGCCAGTCCCCTGGAGAACTGCTGGTCCTTTTCAGGCTCTTCAGGTGTTGGCACTTCAGACTTGAAAAACATGAGTAGCCTTACCCGGATGCCTTCAACTGGGAACACACAGACCACGTGGACGACTTTGCAGCTGGCAGGAAACACTGTGCAGCCGCTGAGCCAGACACCATCCGGGATAATGACTGCCCTCCTCAACGAGCCAGTCAGTGGTGCTGGGACTGTGTCTTCTGCCCACGGCAGGCCTTTGACTAcaagtatcagtttgcatgcTTCTCTGCCTGGGGATGGCCAGGCAGCTGAACAGATTGTAGTTACCTTGCCCTCGTGCCCACCCGTACCTATACAGCCTTTGATCAGCCAGCCACAGGTTAAAGCTCAGGCTGCAGGAAATATCCTTCCATTAAACTCGGCTATGCAGGTGATTCAGATGGCTCAGCCTGTCGCCTCAGCTGTGACAGGAGCACCAGCTAACCAGAATGTCATCATTCTCCAgcctccaaaccctgctccgTGCCCGCCCATTGTGAGAGCGGAAGTTCCCAGCCAAAACGTTAGTCAGCAAATTGTAATTATACAAGCTGCAAATCAGAatcctcttcccctcctctctGCTCAGCCTTCTGCTTCTGTAAGAGTTCCTGTGAATGGGCCGACTGCAGTCGCGAACTCCAGCGGCTCCGTGCAAAATGCCTCTCTTCCGCAGACTTTCGGAGGGAAGCACCTTGTCCATATATTACCAAGGCCATCTTCTTTGCCATCTTCTAGCTCTACACAGACATTTTCCGTGACAATGTCCAATCAACAGCACCCCCAGACTATCTCATTAAATGGGCAGCTTTTCGCATTGCAGCCTGTCATGTCTTCATCTGGAGCTTCAAACCAAGCCCCTATGCAAATTATTCAGCCCACCACCAGCGAAGATCCAAATACCAATGTTGCCCTCAATACATTTGGTGCTTTAGCTAACCTCAATCAAAGCATATCACAAATGGCTGGACAGAGCTGCTTGCACTTGTCTCTCAGCCACCCCACCAATCCTGCGACTGTCAATAACCAGATTGCCACAGTCAACTGCGTGTCATTGCCAACTTCTGTGGCATCTTCAGTGCCTGCAGAGGTCTCGGTATTAACCAGTGCATCTAATTCCATAAATGCTTCCCCGCAAAAATCGGCTGCTGGCTTGCCATCTAGTGCAAAATCAAAAAGGACTAACAAAAAGCCAAGTGCAAAGAAACACCAAGCAGTCAATAATAAAGTGTCCTGCCCAGCAGTTCCTTGCAAAGATGCAGGGAAGGTGGACTGTTCTCCTGTGGAGACGGTGGCAAAGCCTTCAAATGGTGAAGGGCCGCCGGAAAGCGCCCCGGCAGCGTCACAAGCTGTAACCCCATCGCAGGCGGGCAGCACGGCTGCATCGAGCACCATCAGCATTTCTGACTCTCCTTCCAAAGAGGCTGCGAGCTCTGAACAGGCAGTGAAAACCCCCTGTGCTCCAGAGCCGAGCTCAGCAGAGGTTCCTGCCTCCTCAGCACTGGAGTCTGTCGtgtcagagcagctgctgctggctccacCACCAGCCAAAGAcgctgctcctctccagcaggCCCAGGGATCTCAGAGCCACCCACCAACTGCCTCTGTCTTGTCAGAGTCTCCAAAACCCTGTGAGCCCCCCAACACCTTAACATCCTCTCGTAGAGAGGCACAGGTGACACATTTGCAGGTTGCAAATGGTACTTCGGCAGTACAGAGCAACACAGCAGGTCATACTTCCAAGGCAGGAATGATTTCGGAGTCCTGCAACATTGCGCAGGATTCCTCAGTGGTAATGCAAGATGCGGACTTGTTAGAAGGACAGGGTCTAACCAAAATGCTGTCTGATCTCACAAAAGAAAGAACAGCTGTGGAAAAAACCTCTTCATTTACTGTTCAGGGGGAGCATTCTAATTTTCCTATGGAAAACGCTAAATCAGCAGAATCAAATGTTGATTTGCCTGAGAAGCAGGAACTCTTGCTGATGAACACAGAAAGTGACACTCTCTCCCAGCCTCACTCATGCATCTCTGATCAGGAAGTAGTCAGTGCTTCCCTTATCACTAGCAGGCAGGCAGACTCCCCCATGTCAACCAGCTCTGGCAGCAGTAGAGGCTTCTCAGTTGCATCTATGTTGCCAGATACCACCAGAGAAGATGTCACGAGCAGCACCTCCACCAGTACCTGTAACAGCTGCACATTTTCAGAGCAGACTGACATTGTAGCTCTCGCGGCAAGAGCTATTTTTGACCAGGAAAGCCTTGAGAAAGGTGGAGGGGGAATACAGGTTAGCACAAGGGATGTCATCTCTAAGTCTGAGGTTGCACCCTTGGAGAGAGAGCAACAGCCTTTTAAACCTCAGtcagtgaaagaaaacaacacaGGACCGCTGGAAGCGGCACCAAACAAATTCAGTGCTCATGAAGCAGTACAGACAAATGTCGACAGGCAGGTAGAGAAGCCAAGCTGCTCTGTAGGAGGTGTGGAAACATCAAGCACTTCTTTGCAGATTTCCACTTCCCAGCCACCCAGCATAACCAGTCTAAGCGTGAATAATCTGATACACCAGAGCCGCATTGTCCATCCCCTGGTGAGTTGTTCAGGTTTATCCCAGTCTTCAGAGCCTGCAAGTGTCCCTGCAACTGTGAGCCTCTCCCTTCCATCTAGTACATATATCAATCCGTCTCCTGGGCCTGCTCTGATGAGTGAATATGCGCAGGAACAACTGAATGCTATCAGGGCAAGCACCATGCAGGCTCCTCAGCTGCAGGAATCACActtaaaacagcaaaaccatGAAGGTCGCAAGGACTCTGCCAAGAGGGCCGTTCAGGATGACCTTCTGCTTTCTACAGCCAAGAGGCAAAAGCAGTGCCAGACAGCACCCATAAGGCTTGAGGGGATGGCACTGATGAACCGAACACCAGAGGGTATTGCTGATCAAACACAGATGCTGGTTAGTCAGATTCCTCCTAATTCATCCAATTCAGTGGCACCAGTGAGCAATCAAGGGCATGCTGATGGCCTCAACAGGTTATTCCCACCCAACAGCAATTTCGTAGCGCCGGCTTTGAGACAAACTGAAGTTCAGTGCAGTTCTCAGGCATCGCTTtcagagcagccagggcagcactTGCAGCCAATTCAAcatgtccctgcccaaggcatCTCTCACCTTCACAGTAATCACCCGTacttgaagcagcagcaggctgggcagtTAAGAGAGAGGCACCACTTGTACCAGCTGCAGCACCACGTCACGCACGGGGAAAACTCAGTCCACTCTCAACCCCACAGCGTCCACCAACAGCGAACGATACAGCAGGAGGTGCAGATGCAAAAGAAACGGAATCTCATCCAGGGAACACAAGCCACACAGCTTTCTCTGCAGCAAAAACACCACGGAAGTGATCAAACACGGCAGAAAGGTGGTCAGCCCCATCCTCACCACCAAcaaatgcagcagcagatgCAGCAGCACTTTGGAGCTTCCCAGCCTGAAAAGAACTGTGAAAATCCTGCAACAAGCAGAAACCACCACAACCACCCTCAGAGCCACATCAGTCAGGATATTTTGCATCAACAGCAACAGGATGTTGGCAGCAGACAGCAAGGCTCCACTTCAGAACACGTGTCAGGGCACAATCAGATGCAAAGACTTATGACCTCGAGAGGCTTAGAGCAGCAGATGGTGTCCCAGGCCAGTATCGTAACCAGACCATCAGATATGACATGCACCCCTCACAGACAGGAAAGAAACAGAGTTTCCAGCTACTCTGCTGAGGCTCTCATTGGGAAGACGCCCTCTAATTCAGAGCAGAGAATAGGAATATCTCTTCAAGGCCCTAGGGTTTCTGACCAGCTTGAAATGAGAAGCTATCTTGATGTTTCTAGAAGTAAAGGGTTGGCGATTCATAATATGCAGGGCCGCTTGTCAGTCGACCACACAGTTGGCTCAGATGTGCAGCGTCTTTCTGATTGCCAGACATTTAAGCCCTCTGGACCCAATCAACAGCCAACAGGCAACTTTGATGTACAGGCTTCAAGAAACAGTGAAATTGGCAATTCTGTGTCCTCCCTCCGAGGCATGCAGTCACAAGCGTTCCGAATCGGTCAGAATGCTGCGCCATCCATAGAGAGGCAGAAGAGACTGCCCTACCAGCCAGTACAGGGTATTCCAACAGGGAACACCCTGCCACcaagggaaaatgaaaacacGTGCCACCAAAGTTTTATGCAGAGTTTGCTCGCCCCACACCTTGGAGATCAGGTCAGTGGAAGCCAAAGATCAATCCCAGAACATCAAAGGAACACGCAGTGCGGTGCCTCCTCCACAATCGAGTACAACTGTCCCCCAGCCCGGGAGAGTGTCCACATCCGAAGGGATGGTGATAGccagagcagggaaagctgTGACATGTCCACCATTGGGGCAATTAACACAAGGAACAGTTCATTGACTATTCCTTTTTCGAGTTCTTCCTCCTCAGGAGACATTCAGGGTCGCAATACAAGCCCAAACATCTCTGTGCAGAAGTCCAACCCCATGAGGATGACGGACAGTCATGGAACTAAGAACCACATGAATACACCCGTTTCCAGCAATATGCATGGAGTTGTGAGGCCAACTCACCCTCACCCTGCAGTTTCTCATGGAAACGGCGAGCAAGGGCAGCCTTCTGTTCGTCAGCCAAATTCTTCAGTCACTCAGCGCTCGAGGCATCCTCTGCAAGACAACGGAAGTTCTAAAATACGTCAGCCCGAAAGGAATCGATCTGGAAATCAGAGACATGGAAATGTCTTTGACCCTAGTCTTCCCCATCTTCCTCTGTCTGCCAGCGGCAGCATGATCCTTGGGCGCCAACAGTCCACGATAGAAAAAAGAGGAAGCATTGTCCGTTTTATGTCTGATGGCCCTCAAGTGTCCAACGATAACGCGGCCCCTGACCAACATACTCTCTCCCAGAATTTTGGATTCCCTTTTATTCCAGAGGGTGGCATGAATCCACCAATAAATGCTAACGCTTCTTTCATCCCTCCAGTCACTCAGCCTAGTGCCACTCGGACACCAGCTCTAATCCCAGTTGACCCCCAGAATACACTGCCATCCTTCTATCCACCTTACTCTCCTGCCCACCCTACCCTCTCCAATGACATTTCTATCCCTTACTTTCCCAATCAAATGTTTCCCAACCCAAGCACAGAGAAGCCGAGCACTGGAGGTTTAAACAATCGATTTGGATCCATTTTGTCTCCTCCCAGGCCTGTTGGTTTTGCTCAGCCaagttttcctttgcttccagATATGCCACCAATGCATATGACCAACACATCGCACTTATCCAATTTTAACTTAACTTCCCTGTTTCCAGAAATAGCCACAGCTCTTCCTCCAGATGGCTCAGCGATGTCACCTTTGCTTTCCATTGCAAACACATCTGCTTCAGATTCTTCCAAGCAGCCCTCAAACCGCCCTGCCCACAATATAAGCCATATTTTAGGTCACGACTGCAGCTCAGCTGTATGA